One segment of Methylotenera versatilis 79 DNA contains the following:
- a CDS encoding peroxiredoxin — protein MLNQPVTDFELPATSGKTFKLSDYLGKTLVIYFYPKDSTPGCTTQGMQFRDHYADFQAANTEIVGVSRDSLKSHENFKAKFSFPFELLADTEELACSLFSVMKMKNMYGKQVRGVERSTFAIDKNGVLVKEWRGVKVDGHVQQVLDFIQTL, from the coding sequence ATGTTAAACCAGCCCGTTACTGATTTTGAATTACCTGCCACTAGTGGAAAAACTTTTAAACTATCTGACTATCTAGGTAAAACGCTGGTTATTTATTTTTACCCAAAAGATTCCACACCAGGCTGTACTACGCAGGGCATGCAATTTCGTGATCACTATGCGGATTTTCAGGCAGCGAATACTGAAATTGTTGGTGTTTCGCGTGACAGCTTAAAATCACATGAAAACTTTAAAGCTAAATTCAGCTTTCCGTTTGAATTATTGGCAGATACAGAAGAATTGGCCTGTAGCCTTTTTAGCGTGATGAAAATGAAAAACATGTACGGCAAGCAAGTGCGCGGCGTAGAACGCAGCACATTTGCGATTGATAAAAATGGTGTTTTGGTAAAAGAATGGCGTGGCGTAAAAGTAGACGGGCACGTGCAACAAGTGCTGGATTTTATTCAAACTTTATAA
- a CDS encoding sensor histidine kinase, with amino-acid sequence MRTTKTLRDLLLVHELIFIALILLAFASGLYGIHIWDKASNESQRINLLVREIQQTRGDLYRQMKELFDSFFLQDNEALTEYNTYTQSILKHFAELQSLAVGVQEKQAINELENNYRIFVNEAPNLFYRYQAKPDKDSQKSLYKDIETGIFSHYESVSKRAEDLLTLKQIELKTRLVEAKESAIAVLIIPILLAGLLLFLSRIFLKRAIVSPINAVMKATAEISAGNLQHKVPETGAAELVTLSREINKMADELQTSRDALVRTEKQAAMGLLVPMLAHNIRNPLASIRATAQVVDVPSHDIETRESLNGIINTVDRLERWTGSLLAYLLPIKPQLKLVKFAPILDGALLPLMQKIRDKNIQIIKKISTDIMDIRTDEHLLEQVFYNLILNAIDASPKNSQITITAQIIEGIFSSNILDEGAGMPFIPDPHAASAGPSTKRFGTGLGIPFAFKVCEVLSGTILFETVKPKGTSITLTLPQ; translated from the coding sequence ATGCGCACCACTAAAACGCTACGTGATTTACTGTTAGTGCATGAACTGATCTTTATCGCGCTTATTCTTCTCGCCTTTGCCAGCGGCCTTTATGGCATTCACATTTGGGATAAAGCATCTAATGAATCGCAACGCATCAATTTATTAGTGCGTGAAATCCAGCAGACGCGCGGTGACTTATATCGGCAAATGAAAGAGTTATTTGACTCGTTTTTTTTGCAAGATAATGAAGCGTTAACCGAGTACAACACCTATACACAATCCATATTAAAACACTTTGCTGAACTACAATCTTTAGCGGTAGGCGTACAAGAAAAACAGGCGATTAATGAGTTGGAAAACAACTACCGTATCTTTGTGAATGAGGCCCCCAACTTGTTTTATCGCTATCAGGCCAAGCCAGACAAAGATTCACAAAAATCGCTGTATAAAGACATCGAAACAGGTATTTTCAGCCATTACGAAAGTGTATCGAAACGGGCAGAAGATTTACTGACCTTAAAACAAATTGAGTTAAAAACGCGTTTAGTGGAAGCAAAAGAGTCTGCGATTGCGGTATTGATCATTCCGATATTGTTGGCTGGATTATTATTATTTTTGTCACGCATTTTCTTAAAACGCGCCATCGTTAGTCCGATTAATGCCGTGATGAAAGCAACCGCTGAGATTAGCGCCGGTAATCTACAGCACAAAGTGCCAGAAACTGGCGCAGCTGAGTTGGTGACTTTATCAAGAGAAATCAACAAGATGGCAGATGAGTTACAAACCAGCCGCGATGCGCTGGTGCGAACGGAGAAACAAGCTGCTATGGGATTGTTAGTGCCAATGTTGGCACACAATATCCGCAACCCTCTCGCCAGTATCCGCGCTACCGCGCAAGTGGTCGATGTGCCGAGTCATGATATTGAGACACGCGAATCGCTGAATGGCATCATCAATACCGTAGACAGGCTTGAGCGTTGGACTGGATCATTGTTGGCTTATCTATTACCGATTAAACCACAGTTAAAACTAGTGAAGTTTGCGCCTATTTTAGACGGCGCACTGTTGCCATTAATGCAAAAAATACGTGATAAAAATATTCAAATCATCAAAAAAATAAGTACTGATATCATGGATATTCGAACAGATGAACATTTATTAGAGCAAGTTTTTTATAATCTAATATTAAACGCTATTGATGCATCACCTAAAAATAGCCAAATTACCATTACCGCGCAGATTATAGAGGGTATTTTCAGTAGCAATATTCTTGATGAAGGCGCTGGCATGCCTTTTATACCAGACCCTCACGCCGCTAGCGCTGGCCCTAGCACCAAGCGTTTTGGCACTGGCTTGGGCATCCCTTTTGCGTTTAAAGTCTGCGAAGTATTAAGCGGCACCATTCTGTTTGAAACCGTTAAGCCAAAAGGCACATCCATCACCCTTACTTTGCCGCAATAA
- a CDS encoding energy transducer TonB, producing the protein MDVSIKKSNFNESTLIWAIICSILLHALLAITLPNLKFDTLKKPVPLEIELQKPAAPEPVAEVQPIQPPEQPKPEVKKPEPIKKIIEPKPITKTVEAPSPVTEVEQAAPPVEMQPAPTVIAVQPKTDTAPVAVVVAPPAPEVAKAPERSPAEVDNALGEYGNLLGRAIAKHKQYPRIAQTRGWEGEVLLDLKLDGNGKVLSVSIKQGSGYDALDKQALEMVRKASPFPAPPETLRNRTFNITVPVSFKLE; encoded by the coding sequence TTGGACGTCTCTATTAAAAAATCTAACTTTAACGAAAGCACGCTTATTTGGGCGATTATTTGCTCTATTTTATTGCATGCATTATTGGCGATCACCTTACCCAATCTAAAGTTTGACACACTTAAAAAACCCGTTCCGTTAGAAATTGAACTACAAAAACCCGCCGCGCCAGAGCCAGTTGCAGAAGTTCAGCCGATTCAACCACCAGAACAACCTAAACCCGAAGTTAAAAAACCTGAGCCGATTAAAAAAATAATCGAGCCTAAGCCAATCACTAAAACCGTAGAAGCGCCAAGCCCGGTGACAGAAGTAGAACAAGCAGCGCCACCAGTTGAAATGCAGCCAGCACCTACTGTTATTGCAGTTCAACCTAAAACAGATACTGCGCCAGTGGCTGTTGTTGTTGCGCCGCCCGCACCAGAAGTGGCTAAAGCACCAGAACGCAGCCCCGCTGAAGTGGATAATGCGCTAGGTGAATATGGCAATTTATTAGGTCGCGCGATTGCGAAACACAAACAATACCCAAGAATTGCGCAAACACGCGGCTGGGAAGGCGAAGTATTATTGGATTTAAAATTGGATGGTAACGGAAAAGTGTTATCTGTGAGCATTAAGCAAGGCAGTGGTTACGATGCCTTAGACAAACAAGCATTGGAAATGGTACGCAAAGCTTCCCCCTTCCCCGCGCCGCCCGAAACGCTTAGAAACCGCACCTTTAATATCACAGTGCCTGTTTCGTTTAAACTCGAATAA